A stretch of the Mesorhizobium huakuii genome encodes the following:
- a CDS encoding TadE/TadG family type IV pilus assembly protein, with translation MLRVAGGFARSRSGSMMPLFLLSLVPLITVVGFSVDYTDAVETRSNMQSALDAATLAITTLPATTTTAARQQALQDNFTANNGQGTATLVSFNVAANGTVTAQASASFAMPTDFMTIARINTVPVAVTSGVNKAPGLVQATFKVTGVSGWWNKTMTLYGTQFGATAAKPLMTIAYTYGNTKDPKGYGTTIVSTITGSGSQTVTTMVQKQVCTVGNNPPNGVTLQQDSYGTNYYCVSTMYPANSAGAAIDVSQMGGLYLQMNVPSGNPQNLYSNDPATSNRLYSGTAANSLVETPTGQTVDIFSIVPCGQTSYQAWEDGGTTVPAPSSNADFFYTVTGKCDFDQRPSLTALTQ, from the coding sequence ATGCTGAGAGTTGCAGGCGGGTTTGCCCGTTCGCGCAGCGGCTCGATGATGCCGCTGTTTCTTCTGAGCCTGGTGCCGCTGATCACCGTCGTCGGCTTCTCGGTCGACTATACCGATGCGGTCGAAACCCGGTCTAACATGCAGTCGGCGCTGGATGCCGCGACGCTGGCCATCACCACGCTGCCGGCGACCACGACGACGGCCGCCCGCCAGCAGGCGCTGCAGGACAATTTCACCGCCAATAACGGGCAGGGCACCGCAACGCTGGTGAGCTTCAACGTCGCCGCCAACGGCACCGTCACCGCGCAAGCCTCGGCGAGCTTCGCCATGCCGACCGATTTCATGACCATTGCCCGGATCAACACCGTGCCGGTCGCCGTAACCTCCGGCGTCAACAAGGCACCAGGCCTGGTGCAGGCGACGTTCAAGGTCACCGGGGTCTCGGGCTGGTGGAACAAGACGATGACGCTCTACGGGACGCAATTCGGTGCCACGGCGGCCAAGCCGCTGATGACGATCGCCTATACCTATGGCAACACCAAGGATCCCAAGGGCTACGGCACCACCATCGTCAGCACCATTACCGGTTCGGGCAGCCAGACCGTCACCACCATGGTCCAGAAACAGGTCTGCACCGTCGGCAACAACCCGCCCAACGGGGTGACGCTTCAGCAGGATTCGTATGGCACGAACTATTACTGTGTCTCTACGATGTATCCGGCCAACAGCGCCGGCGCGGCGATCGACGTCAGCCAGATGGGCGGTCTGTATCTCCAAATGAACGTGCCGTCGGGCAACCCGCAAAACCTCTATTCGAACGACCCGGCCACCTCCAACCGGCTCTACAGCGGAACGGCCGCCAACAGCCTGGTCGAGACCCCCACCGGCCAGACCGTCGACATCTTCTCCATCGTGCCATGCGGCCAGACGAGCTATCAGGCATGGGAAGACGGTGGAACCACTGTGCCGGCGCCGTCCTCCAATGCCGACTTCTTCTACACCGTCACCGGCAAGTGCGACTTCGACCAGCGTCCCTCGCTGACGGCGCTGACGCAGTAG
- a CDS encoding DUF1223 domain-containing protein produces the protein MSRARTFAALSSLGALALAASLSAAAAQPLSVVELFTSQGCSSCPPANANLIKVKDQPGVLALSFNVTYWDYLGWKDTFGKQEFTQRQVSYEPPLGHDGPFTPQVVVNGHADVVGAAPGEIERLISATGKTGGPSLSLEGGKVAIGAGAAPGGKADVWLVRYAKGVVQVPVARGENTGRTLPHANVVHALEKLGSWTGDATAYALPAAPGGFSTAVLVQSPGGGPILAAATN, from the coding sequence ATGTCGAGAGCCAGAACATTCGCCGCATTGTCCAGCCTGGGCGCTCTTGCGCTCGCCGCCTCGCTCAGCGCCGCTGCCGCGCAGCCGCTCAGCGTCGTCGAGCTGTTCACCAGCCAGGGCTGCTCCTCCTGCCCGCCGGCCAACGCCAATCTCATCAAGGTCAAGGACCAGCCCGGCGTGCTGGCGCTGTCCTTCAACGTCACCTACTGGGATTATCTCGGCTGGAAGGACACGTTCGGCAAACAGGAGTTCACCCAGCGCCAGGTGTCCTACGAGCCGCCGCTCGGCCATGACGGGCCGTTCACGCCGCAAGTGGTGGTCAACGGCCATGCCGATGTCGTCGGCGCCGCACCCGGCGAGATCGAGCGCCTGATTTCCGCAACGGGCAAGACCGGCGGCCCCTCGCTGTCGCTCGAGGGCGGCAAGGTCGCGATTGGCGCCGGCGCCGCCCCGGGCGGCAAGGCCGATGTCTGGCTGGTGCGCTATGCCAAGGGCGTCGTGCAGGTGCCGGTGGCGCGCGGCGAAAACACCGGCCGCACCTTGCCGCATGCCAATGTCGTGCATGCGCTGGAAAAACTCGGCAGCTGGACCGGCGACGCCACCGCCTATGCGCTGCCCGCCGCGCCCGGTGGCTTCAGCACCGCCGTGCTGGTGCAATCGCCGGGCGGCGGACCGATCCTCGCCGCCGCGACCAACTGA